In Lonchura striata isolate bLonStr1 chromosome 14, bLonStr1.mat, whole genome shotgun sequence, one genomic interval encodes:
- the GABRA3 gene encoding gamma-aminobutyric acid receptor subunit alpha-3 isoform X4, whose translation MEYTIDVFFRQSWRDERLKFDGPMKILPLNNLLASKIWTPDTFFHNGKKSVAHNMTTPNKLLRLVDNGTLLYTMRLTIHAECPMHLEDFPMDVHACPLKFGSYAYTKTEVIYTWTLGKDKSVEVAKGGSRLNQYDLLGHVVGTEMVRSSTGEYVVMTTHFHLKRKIGYFVIQTYLPCIMTVILSQVSFWLNRESVPARTVFGVTTVLTMTTLSISARNSLPKVAYATAMDWFIAVCYAFVFSALIEFATVNYFTKRSWAWDGKKVLEAQEMKKKEPVALAKKTNNTYNIVGTTYALNISKEPGLPTIAKSAAATATATSVPPKMPRLEEKLPESKKTYNSVSKVDKMSRIVFPVLFAIFNLVYWATYVNRESAIKGMIPKQ comes from the exons GAATACACCATTGACGTCTTTTTCCGGCAGTCCTGGAGAGATGAAAGGCTGAAGTTTGATGGTCCCATGAAAATCCTTCCCCTGAACAACCTGCTGGCCAGTAAGATCTGGACTCCTGACACTTTCTTCCACAACGGGAAGAAATCTGTTGCCCACAACATGACCACCCCCAACAAGCTGCTGCGCCTGGTGGACAACGGCACCCTCCTGTACACCATGAG GCTGACCATCCACGCCGAGTGCCCCATGCACCTGGAGGACTTCCCAATGGACGTGCACGCCTGCCCCCTGAAATTTGGGAGCT ATGCCTACACAAAGACAGAGGTGATCTACACCTGGACCCTGGGGAAGGATAAATCTGTGGAAGTAGCCAAGGGTGGATCTCGCCTGAACCAGTATGACCTGCTGGGCCATGTGGTTGGGACAGAGATGGTTCGATCCAGCACAG GCGAATACGTCGTCATGACCACGCACTTCCACCTCAAGAGGAAGATCGGGTACTTTGTGATCCAGACCTACCTGCCCTGCATCATGACTGTCATCCTGTCCCAGGTCTCCTTCTGGCTCAACAGGGAGTCCGTCCCTGCCCGCACAGTTTTTG GTGTCACCACGGTGCTCACCATGACCACCCTCAGCATCAGCGCCAGAAACTCCTTACCCAAAGTGGCGTACGCGACGGCCATGGACTGGTTCATAGCCGTCTGTTATGCCTTTGTGTTTTCTGCGCTGATCGAGTTCGCCACCGTCAACTACTTCACCAAGCGCAGCTGGGCCTGGGATGGCAAGAAGGTGCTGGAGGCCCAGGAGATGAAG AAAAAAGAGCCGGTGGCGCTGGCCAAGAAAACCAACAACACCTACAACATCGTTGGCACCACCTACGCCCTGAACATCTCCAAGGAGCCCGGCCTGCCCACCATCGCCAAGAGCGCTGCTGCCACCGCCACTGCCACCAGCGTGCCCCCCAAGATGCCCCGCCTGGAGGAGAAGCTCCCCGAGAGCAAGAAGACCTACAACAGCGTCAGCAAGGTAGACAAGATGTCCCGCATCGTCTTCCCAGTCCTCTTTGCCATTTTCAACTTGGTTTACTGGGCCACCTATGTGAACCGGGAGTCAGCTATCAAGGGAATGATCCCCAAACAATGA